A window of Cyclopterus lumpus isolate fCycLum1 chromosome 14, fCycLum1.pri, whole genome shotgun sequence contains these coding sequences:
- the nccrp1 gene encoding F-box only protein 50: MSEWKKRCEAECSLQGAPMPDTLDWKSVYDAKPLGRNLLKNPSPHGVSKDTPPPEPDLPEEPTRGPPQFQPHGEFSGWTTSTETLAYDSSGIPAGAVICELPLYSWFTMEQVVDLKAEGLWEELLDDFQPEIVIQDWYEESQLHNSIYQLHVKLLGADRSSVISEHTAEPTEDRSAYSHTWKEVSHVFSGYGPGVRFVHFQHRLKNQFLNGFYGTLSSGSSVVVRPIRTST; this comes from the exons ATGTCTGAGTGGAAGAAGAGATGTGAGGCTGAGTGCAGCCTGCAGGGCGCGCCGATGCCGGACACCCTGGACTGGAAGTCTGTCTATGACGCCAAACCGCTGGGGAGAAATCTGCTGAAGAACCCGTCGCCTCAcg GCGTCAGCAAGGACACCCCTCCGCCTGAACCCGACCTGCCGGAAGAGCCAACACGTGGACCTCCACAGTTCCAACCTCATG GCGAGTTCAGCGGCTGGACCACAAGCACCGAAACCCTCGCCTACGACTCCAGTGGCATCCCAGCGGGGGCTGTGATCTGCGAGTTGCCTCTTTACAG cTGGTTCACCATGGAGCAGGTTGTGGACCTGAAGGCCGAGGGACTGTGGGAAGAGCTGCTGGACGACTTTCAGCCGGAGATAGTCATCCAGGACTG GTACGAGGAGAGTCAGCTGCATAACTCCATCTACCAGCTGCACGTGAAGTTACTGGGTGCAGACAGAAGCTCAGTGATCTCAGAGCACACCGCCGAGCCCACTGAGGACCGCAGCGCTTACTCGCACACCTGGAAGGAG GTGTCCCACGTGTTCTCCGGCTACGGACCAGGGGTGAGGTTTGTCCACTTCCAGCACCGGCTGAAGAACCAGTTCCTGAACGGGTTCTACGGCACGCTGTCCAGCGGCAGCTCGGTGGTAGTCAGACCCATTAGAACCAGCACCTAG